Proteins co-encoded in one Halococcoides cellulosivorans genomic window:
- a CDS encoding DEAD/DEAH box helicase, which yields MSEEPSVDLDPDAITEIATALGRAVLTADAVADHLGVSQAVASDALDRAVERAFLDATRVEDTRVYVPADLLGRVKQERIVTFPDRREIVVDQPDQFTRAQLSQFARLADVNGSGGYRYEITSADVWAAPVDDADALVASVRRVLGGLDETLESWLRSQYERAHRFRLRTHDDGYVVLESDAADLMGNVARQQLDDHLRAELSDTESWVAEERVADLKRTLYEAGYPVQDDRDLEAGDPVAVDLNVDLRDYQQTWVDAFLDQGAGVLVGPPGSGKTVAAIAILAAIGGESLILAPGRELLEQWREELLARTDLDDSQIGLYHGDAKQRRPITIATYRTAAMDRHRHLFDDREWGLIVYDECHHVPADALRRSTTLQTRHRLGLTATPVRESDDEREIFSLIGPPIGTDWEALFDRGFVARPTVEIRYVEWDRDDRDAYVASEGQERRQLAASNSAKIDEIEHILAANPAATALIFADYLDQGAAIAERLDVPFCSGETPHHRRQALLEDVREGRRDRLVLSRVGDEGIDLPAADLAIVASGLGGSRRQGAQRAGRTMRPTGGARMVVLATRGTREEEFARNRTRHLAGKGVPVTERDAVTTVEE from the coding sequence GTGTCCGAGGAGCCCTCTGTCGACCTCGATCCCGACGCCATCACCGAGATCGCGACCGCGCTCGGCCGGGCCGTCCTGACTGCCGACGCGGTCGCCGACCACCTCGGCGTCTCGCAGGCCGTCGCGAGCGACGCGCTCGACCGTGCCGTCGAGCGCGCGTTCCTCGACGCGACTCGCGTCGAGGACACGCGCGTCTACGTCCCCGCCGACCTGCTGGGTCGCGTAAAGCAAGAGCGGATCGTCACCTTCCCCGACCGTCGGGAGATCGTCGTCGATCAGCCCGACCAGTTCACACGTGCGCAATTGTCCCAGTTCGCCCGTCTCGCCGACGTGAACGGGTCGGGTGGCTATCGCTACGAGATCACGTCCGCGGACGTCTGGGCCGCGCCGGTCGACGACGCCGACGCGCTGGTCGCGAGCGTCCGGCGCGTCCTCGGTGGCCTCGACGAGACGCTCGAATCCTGGCTCAGATCGCAGTACGAGCGCGCACATCGGTTCCGACTCCGCACCCACGACGACGGCTACGTCGTCCTCGAAAGCGACGCGGCCGATCTGATGGGCAACGTCGCCCGCCAACAGCTCGACGACCACCTCCGGGCGGAGCTGTCCGACACCGAGTCCTGGGTCGCAGAAGAACGCGTCGCAGACCTCAAACGGACGCTGTACGAGGCGGGCTATCCCGTCCAGGACGACCGCGACCTGGAGGCGGGCGATCCCGTCGCGGTCGATCTGAACGTCGACCTGCGGGACTACCAGCAGACGTGGGTCGACGCGTTTCTCGACCAGGGCGCGGGCGTGCTCGTCGGCCCGCCCGGCAGCGGCAAGACCGTCGCCGCCATCGCGATCCTCGCAGCGATCGGTGGCGAGTCGCTGATCCTCGCGCCCGGGCGCGAACTGCTCGAACAGTGGCGCGAGGAACTGCTCGCCCGGACGGACCTCGACGACTCACAGATCGGCCTGTACCACGGCGACGCCAAACAGCGCCGCCCGATCACGATCGCGACCTACCGCACGGCCGCGATGGACCGGCATCGACACCTGTTCGACGACCGCGAGTGGGGGCTGATCGTCTACGACGAGTGCCACCACGTCCCTGCCGACGCGCTCCGGCGTTCGACGACCTTACAGACCCGTCACCGTCTCGGCCTGACCGCGACGCCCGTCCGGGAGTCCGACGACGAGCGCGAGATCTTCTCACTGATCGGCCCGCCGATCGGCACCGACTGGGAGGCGCTGTTCGATCGAGGCTTCGTCGCGCGCCCGACCGTCGAGATCCGCTACGTCGAGTGGGATCGCGACGATCGCGACGCCTACGTCGCCAGCGAGGGCCAGGAACGCCGTCAGTTGGCCGCGAGCAACAGTGCGAAGATCGACGAGATCGAGCATATTCTCGCCGCGAACCCCGCGGCTACGGCGCTGATCTTCGCGGACTATCTCGATCAGGGCGCGGCCATCGCAGAGCGACTCGACGTGCCCTTCTGTAGCGGCGAGACGCCCCACCATCGGCGGCAGGCCTTGCTCGAAGACGTCCGGGAGGGCCGCCGCGACCGACTCGTGCTCTCCCGGGTGGGCGACGAGGGGATCGACCTGCCGGCAGCGGATCTCGCGATCGTCGCGTCCGGCCTCGGTGGGTCACGCCGGCAGGGCGCCCAGCGCGCGGGTCGGACGATGCGGCCCACGGGTGGCGCACGCATGGTCGTCCTCGCGACGCGGGGCACGCGCGAGGAAGAGTTCGCGCGGAATCGCACGCGGCACCTCGCGGGCAAGGGCGTACCCGTCACCGAACGCGACGCGGTGACGACCGTCGAGGAGTGA